The Pedosphaera parvula Ellin514 genome has a segment encoding these proteins:
- a CDS encoding PQQ-dependent sugar dehydrogenase encodes MPIARHLFFVWLLIALLGDWFHSVQAQEPAKAKRAVQSPSMQKHDHAGQLFRRAPMQESSRSIIIPLATNLHLAFDPELMRTHTVWTGNGLNLYGPPYNGSAERYICEPGGPVLWRNAPVLSWSAITNAPGQPGVPPGANFIGIDTRKGMVSLLYEARLNGNRVRIEESPFQASLNGTQVVVRQFELGPCPETLFYLAHAQSEKCSESRFANLVLIETPTNRLVTLWKSNARLRWLPQTKEVNYDSVLVQESATRVHETPYRTNRICGTEARVVLQIPPHDEILRFQIVTAVFTTNSWPKIEQQFVEGALKTELKPAIQPRQPFETGGDGSMPGRFDGDRFYRVEHFPLPREINLMVTGMDWLSDGDLAVSTWTGDVYIVKKPQGNLQAVRYHRFASGLNEPLGLKVIQDKIYVTEKAQLTRLTDTDGDGEADLFENISSDWGYTGNYHAFVFGPEIDRFGNLYVYITGNHGVYDAPYQGWCVKISDDGSRLEPFCSGLRSPNGFGTYGPDGDLFMTDNEGNWIGACKLNHLQRGRFYGYPSTTPAPRWQFENPTNFAPPAVWIPMSLAKSSSGICTIADDQFGPFKGQMLVGDFQNSIVTRVMLEKVNGEWQGAVWPFCKGFLSGVNRLSYGKDGKLYVGGCKGGHWSGAVGPRNYSLDRVSFTGNLPFEIQEAHAKPDGFELVFTKPVDPASAGNTTNYEVTQFTFQYHQKYGSPQIDQQGKEKSATRIKLTNAKVSDDHLRVRLVLEGLKSGYVTSINALDVMSADNDELWHDTLFYTLNSFPHN; translated from the coding sequence ATGCCGATCGCGCGCCACTTATTCTTTGTCTGGCTGCTTATAGCCTTGCTTGGTGACTGGTTCCATTCAGTCCAGGCCCAGGAACCGGCCAAAGCCAAAAGGGCTGTTCAGTCGCCATCCATGCAGAAACATGATCATGCCGGTCAACTTTTCAGGCGCGCACCGATGCAGGAGTCCAGTCGTAGCATTATCATTCCTTTGGCCACCAATCTTCACCTTGCGTTCGATCCGGAGCTGATGCGCACCCACACGGTTTGGACCGGCAATGGCCTCAATCTCTATGGTCCGCCCTACAATGGCAGCGCGGAACGTTATATTTGCGAGCCTGGCGGGCCTGTTCTTTGGCGAAACGCACCGGTGCTTTCCTGGTCAGCTATTACCAATGCCCCTGGCCAACCTGGCGTTCCGCCCGGTGCGAATTTCATCGGTATCGACACCCGAAAAGGAATGGTTAGCCTGCTCTACGAGGCGCGTCTCAATGGAAACCGTGTGCGTATTGAAGAATCACCGTTCCAAGCGTCGTTGAACGGAACTCAGGTGGTCGTGCGCCAGTTTGAATTAGGGCCATGCCCGGAGACTTTGTTCTATTTGGCCCACGCACAAAGTGAAAAATGTTCCGAATCCAGATTCGCCAACCTGGTGCTTATTGAAACTCCCACGAATCGCTTGGTCACACTCTGGAAGAGCAATGCCAGACTCAGGTGGTTGCCCCAAACAAAAGAGGTAAACTACGATTCGGTTTTGGTTCAGGAGAGTGCAACCCGGGTCCATGAAACACCTTATCGAACTAATCGCATCTGTGGCACTGAAGCGCGGGTTGTTTTACAAATCCCGCCACACGATGAAATCCTGCGATTTCAAATTGTGACGGCGGTTTTCACTACAAACTCCTGGCCAAAAATCGAACAGCAGTTCGTCGAGGGAGCATTAAAAACGGAACTAAAACCTGCCATCCAACCACGACAACCTTTTGAAACCGGTGGCGATGGCTCCATGCCGGGCAGGTTTGACGGTGACAGATTCTACCGGGTTGAACATTTTCCGCTTCCCAGGGAAATCAATCTCATGGTCACCGGGATGGACTGGCTTTCTGACGGGGACCTCGCCGTTTCCACTTGGACGGGGGATGTTTACATCGTCAAAAAACCTCAAGGTAATCTCCAGGCGGTCCGTTATCATCGTTTCGCCAGTGGATTGAACGAGCCGCTCGGTCTCAAAGTAATCCAGGATAAAATCTATGTGACCGAAAAGGCGCAACTTACCCGCCTGACGGACACCGATGGTGACGGGGAAGCGGATCTTTTTGAAAACATCAGTTCCGATTGGGGCTATACCGGAAACTATCATGCCTTCGTCTTTGGACCTGAAATTGATCGATTCGGAAACCTCTATGTTTACATTACGGGCAATCACGGCGTTTATGATGCCCCTTATCAAGGGTGGTGCGTGAAAATCAGCGATGATGGCAGCCGTCTCGAGCCATTTTGCAGCGGCCTGCGTTCTCCCAATGGCTTTGGCACTTACGGACCGGATGGGGATTTATTCATGACCGACAACGAAGGGAATTGGATTGGTGCCTGCAAGTTAAACCACCTGCAGCGAGGCCGATTTTATGGTTATCCTTCCACCACTCCCGCTCCGAGGTGGCAATTTGAAAATCCCACCAACTTCGCGCCTCCGGCGGTTTGGATTCCCATGTCCCTCGCAAAATCCTCCAGCGGCATTTGCACCATTGCGGATGATCAGTTCGGCCCCTTTAAAGGACAGATGTTGGTCGGTGATTTCCAAAATTCCATTGTTACTCGAGTCATGCTCGAAAAGGTGAATGGCGAATGGCAGGGAGCAGTCTGGCCCTTCTGCAAGGGATTTCTTTCCGGGGTCAATCGCCTCTCATATGGCAAGGATGGAAAACTGTATGTGGGTGGATGCAAGGGCGGTCACTGGTCCGGCGCTGTTGGACCGAGGAATTACTCACTTGATCGAGTCTCCTTTACAGGGAACCTGCCCTTTGAAATTCAGGAGGCACACGCGAAACCGGATGGTTTCGAACTCGTTTTCACCAAACCGGTGGACCCTGCATCCGCTGGAAACACCACCAATTATGAAGTTACTCAATTTACGTTCCAGTATCACCAGAAGTACGGTTCTCCTCAAATCGATCAACAAGGGAAGGAAAAAAGTGCAACCCGGATAAAGCTGACAAACGCAAAGGTTTCAGATGATCATTTGAGGGTAAGGCTCGTGCTTGAAGGACTCAAGTCAGGTTATGTCACTTCGATCAATGCTCTGGATGTCATGAGCGCTGATAACGACGAGCTTTGGCACGACACGCTTTTCTACACGCTGAACAGCTTTCCACATAATTGA
- a CDS encoding GNAT family N-acetyltransferase, which produces MQNIEEARIGAELMAGSEPWLTLRRDFKHAYNLLTDPSMEVYIGRVGGDVVGFVMVNMQGAFAGYIRALAVMPEWRSQGVGRQLLQYAEKRIFRESPNVFLCVSSFNPRAQAFYHRLDYECIGELKNYVIMGASEMLMRKTIGPKEAFLPVS; this is translated from the coding sequence ATGCAAAACATTGAGGAGGCCCGCATCGGTGCTGAGCTGATGGCCGGTTCGGAACCATGGCTGACTCTGCGCCGTGATTTCAAACACGCCTATAACCTTTTGACTGATCCATCGATGGAAGTTTACATCGGCCGCGTCGGCGGGGATGTCGTTGGTTTCGTTATGGTCAACATGCAAGGCGCTTTTGCCGGTTATATTCGTGCCCTCGCGGTTATGCCTGAGTGGCGCAGTCAGGGCGTGGGACGTCAACTCCTTCAATACGCTGAAAAACGGATCTTCCGCGAAAGTCCGAATGTTTTCCTCTGTGTTTCATCTTTCAATCCACGCGCTCAAGCTTTCTACCACCGGCTGGATTACGAATGCATTGGGGAACTGAAGAATTATGTGATTATGGGAGCTTCGGAGATGCTAATGCGCAAAACCATCGGTCCGAAGGAGGCGTTTTTGCCCGTCTCTTAG
- a CDS encoding BlaI/MecI/CopY family transcriptional regulator, giving the protein MTFKKPSSPKPTEAELAILNALWKLGPSTVRAVHEELNQNQEQESGYTTTLKMLQIMTEKGLVKRDESQRSHVYEPLFTEQQVQRQLVGHLLDRAFGGSAKKLVMQALSGKKASREEIAEIRKLLDEMEKGSK; this is encoded by the coding sequence ATGACATTTAAAAAACCTTCTTCTCCAAAACCCACCGAGGCTGAACTCGCGATATTGAACGCGTTATGGAAGCTCGGGCCCAGCACCGTGAGGGCTGTTCACGAGGAGCTCAATCAGAACCAGGAGCAGGAGTCTGGTTACACGACGACTCTTAAGATGCTGCAGATCATGACGGAAAAGGGCTTGGTAAAGCGGGATGAGTCGCAGCGCTCACACGTTTATGAGCCGCTCTTCACGGAGCAGCAAGTTCAACGACAGCTCGTGGGACATTTGTTGGATCGGGCGTTCGGCGGATCGGCGAAGAAGCTCGTGATGCAGGCGCTGTCAGGGAAGAAGGCGTCGCGTGAGGAAATCGCCGAGATTCGAAAACTGCTGGACGAAATGGAGAAGGGATCCAAATGA
- a CDS encoding M56 family metallopeptidase, with the protein MSGTDLLIECLGWTLLHFLWEGLVIALVLAIAMRVLRRASASSRYVAGCLALMMMVAAPAGTFIHLTKQHAPVSEGAFQPRMESLPLEITPRFVPMQAAKVVVTEQKKTALKMTLSERLTPLLPLLVAGWAVGVILLALRLSTGWLRVKRLKRLGTESMEEIWHARLAELAGRLHIKKTVRLCKSVLVEVPTVIGWLRPIILMPAGCLAGLSPAQVEYILAHELAHVRRHDYLVNLLQCLAETILFYHPAVWWVSKRIREERENCCDDVAVSVCGDPLGYARTLAALEELRGSQNQLVMAAAGAPLLQRIRRLLGQAERNPSHQAWPLAGIIVLLLVAALTIGLRSSRAVADQTQETISKTNKLVTGRMLPANARKTFVQSDKSLTGAQLPQIVVQSKFFEVDEKDFPKAIFNLPAVSNAVCAIATPWQPVSAPKEQCFTGMLTGPQYQAAVKQLEMASCIDMLTAPSVITQSGRQAQIQAVDLIEILTNASPSAAKMQLPFGPVLDVLPTVTPDKLGVQLTGIATVTMLLDAPSVVLPRIQFTQLSTEMTLKDGQTLVMGGLMPETITIVKDRVPVLADIPLAGRLFRSGSTSKSRKYLIVFVTPTLINPDGSRYHADDTKPTEATVLPPETLLFETRLLLDAGKIEEAEVKLNLVAEKDPLNPRIAGFRELIQKAKQNQETISIQGETIKNAAKLSIPGLRTDIPLHSTGANLSYTYYLKNYDSSNRIHKLLSVRIPEVAFNGVSLTNAIEVLNAKIKATGSNDAGIQLALPPDRLNTGTLPDAVLAQSISDNLHSPSPTGTNNEVDFGQWRAAAKKGESVRTRGGSVHIKPLKIMIDPALKNVTVAEVLEAVAKSLNASAEYRVEQDKVMVSFKLKSITDSDGKFYKGVIKTNILSQDSDVRTNALEVHTNQSAPTYVKHGEVLDVNYPSKGGTPEEKLQEMVKQLPLPNFIARTNSVKTSSGRQAILSKLDRIRVDSIEYDGLPLAEVINNLSEIARTRDPDRAGINFFINREAPATATVGVVPGAIDPTTGLPTAGAALSTEPVDVGGVTVKIAPALTNVCLADVLDAITKTSDKPIKYSIEDYAVVFSLKGPETVPLFTRAYRIDPTTLRDGLEAVGGVAFGNVSADSQGGGGQQGGIRNVDQTNSYADVQIAARNFFAAAGVHFNPANPANVGKYLFFNERKGTLVVHATQEDLNLIGKLLGKIEAAAPQSQIKARSVEQDQAPDGKINVDAPPNHVEEQLTNSIASSSRQEKEIQPYFTRLYRVNSNALLRAVGPLRPQTGNERLTYSHVSYPKDGTQPVTNLVVHDRGLQTAIRSFFEKANIDFSPTNPVNVGKSVFYNELNATLMVRTTQEELDLIQKELARITPPQINIKARFVEMDETAGSQITLGESMRGIDSKTNSSMTQVTTPKVSSSGSFPPVTNALALQFTGVLTPEQYKEAITRLERADGVDLLTAPDVTTESGRRAQIQAVDIKTIITGLTTVYTNGTATNMLSTQNLPFGPVLDVIPKVSADDSSIEMNLVASVTEFVGYDDPKKLAGQKRTDVQIPLPHFRLRQLTSSASVADGHTIILGGVEQNTPGKRGKEKPGKRKTLLVFVTPTLINPDGSLYHPKTEQAALRESKKP; encoded by the coding sequence ATGAGCGGTACAGATTTACTCATTGAGTGCCTGGGGTGGACATTGTTGCATTTTCTCTGGGAAGGACTGGTGATTGCTCTTGTGCTTGCCATTGCGATGCGAGTCTTGCGGCGGGCTTCAGCAAGCAGCCGCTACGTGGCAGGATGTTTGGCATTGATGATGATGGTCGCGGCACCTGCCGGAACTTTTATACATCTCACCAAACAACACGCACCAGTGTCAGAAGGAGCTTTTCAGCCGCGAATGGAAAGCTTACCACTGGAAATCACACCCAGATTCGTGCCAATGCAGGCAGCAAAAGTGGTGGTTACGGAGCAAAAGAAAACAGCTTTAAAAATGACCTTGTCAGAACGGCTGACGCCGCTTTTGCCCTTGTTGGTGGCTGGTTGGGCGGTTGGTGTTATCTTACTTGCCTTGCGATTATCCACCGGGTGGTTGCGGGTGAAGCGCTTGAAACGCCTCGGCACTGAGTCGATGGAAGAAATCTGGCACGCAAGATTGGCGGAGCTTGCTGGTCGTTTGCACATAAAGAAGACGGTGCGGCTCTGCAAGTCAGTATTGGTGGAGGTGCCGACAGTAATCGGCTGGTTGCGACCTATCATTTTAATGCCCGCTGGTTGCCTGGCTGGCTTGAGCCCGGCGCAGGTGGAATACATTTTGGCACACGAACTGGCGCATGTGCGCCGGCATGATTACCTGGTGAACCTGCTGCAATGCCTCGCTGAAACCATTTTGTTTTATCATCCGGCAGTATGGTGGGTATCGAAGCGCATTCGAGAAGAGCGTGAAAATTGTTGCGATGACGTTGCCGTGAGTGTGTGCGGCGACCCGTTAGGATATGCCAGGACCCTGGCGGCCTTGGAGGAACTGCGCGGCAGCCAAAATCAATTGGTGATGGCGGCTGCCGGCGCTCCCCTGCTCCAACGAATTCGACGTTTGTTGGGACAAGCAGAGAGAAATCCAAGTCATCAAGCCTGGCCGCTGGCGGGAATCATTGTCCTGCTGCTGGTGGCAGCTTTGACAATTGGATTGAGGAGCAGCCGTGCGGTTGCAGACCAGACTCAAGAGACGATTTCAAAAACAAACAAATTAGTCACAGGCCGCATGCTTCCGGCAAATGCCCGGAAAACTTTCGTGCAATCTGACAAATCGTTGACGGGGGCACAGTTGCCACAGATCGTTGTTCAGTCCAAATTTTTTGAGGTGGATGAAAAGGATTTTCCAAAAGCTATTTTCAATCTGCCAGCGGTATCAAATGCTGTTTGCGCGATAGCAACTCCCTGGCAACCAGTTTCCGCTCCTAAAGAGCAATGTTTCACGGGCATGTTGACCGGACCGCAGTATCAGGCAGCGGTGAAACAATTGGAGATGGCAAGCTGCATTGATATGCTCACCGCTCCCTCTGTTATCACGCAAAGCGGTCGGCAGGCGCAGATACAGGCAGTTGATCTAATCGAGATACTGACCAATGCCAGCCCAAGTGCCGCGAAAATGCAACTCCCTTTTGGACCAGTGCTTGATGTGCTTCCAACGGTGACGCCAGACAAGCTCGGTGTGCAACTCACTGGAATCGCGACCGTCACCATGCTGCTGGATGCGCCAAGCGTGGTATTGCCACGCATTCAATTTACTCAACTGAGCACGGAGATGACCTTGAAGGATGGACAAACGCTGGTGATGGGTGGATTGATGCCGGAAACGATCACCATAGTGAAGGACAGGGTTCCAGTGCTGGCTGACATCCCACTTGCAGGCAGATTGTTCCGGAGTGGAAGCACTTCGAAGAGCAGGAAGTATTTGATAGTCTTTGTGACTCCGACCCTCATCAACCCGGATGGAAGCCGCTATCATGCAGATGATACAAAGCCGACTGAAGCAACTGTGCTCCCGCCTGAAACGTTGCTATTCGAAACCAGACTGTTACTGGATGCTGGTAAAATTGAGGAAGCGGAAGTGAAGCTAAATTTAGTGGCTGAAAAGGATCCACTGAATCCAAGGATTGCAGGTTTTCGAGAATTGATTCAGAAAGCAAAGCAGAATCAGGAAACGATCAGCATTCAGGGAGAAACGATTAAGAACGCTGCCAAGTTATCCATTCCGGGCCTAAGGACAGACATTCCCTTACATTCCACGGGTGCAAACCTCAGCTACACATATTATTTAAAGAATTATGACTCCAGCAATCGAATACACAAACTCCTCTCCGTTCGCATTCCCGAGGTGGCTTTTAATGGAGTTTCTCTGACTAATGCGATCGAGGTGCTGAATGCAAAAATAAAAGCAACCGGCTCAAATGATGCAGGCATCCAATTAGCACTTCCCCCCGATCGACTGAACACCGGAACGCTTCCCGATGCGGTCCTGGCGCAAAGCATATCGGACAATTTGCACAGCCCGTCACCAACAGGAACAAATAACGAGGTGGATTTTGGGCAGTGGAGAGCGGCCGCGAAAAAGGGCGAATCAGTCAGAACGCGTGGGGGAAGTGTTCACATCAAGCCCTTGAAGATCATGATCGATCCTGCCCTCAAAAATGTGACGGTGGCAGAGGTCCTCGAAGCGGTGGCGAAGAGTTTGAACGCTTCGGCAGAATACAGAGTTGAACAAGATAAGGTGATGGTTTCATTCAAACTCAAATCAATCACGGATTCGGATGGCAAATTCTACAAGGGAGTAATCAAGACCAATATCCTTTCACAGGATTCGGATGTGAGAACAAATGCATTGGAGGTTCATACAAACCAAAGCGCACCCACTTATGTAAAGCATGGAGAAGTTCTTGATGTTAATTACCCTAGTAAAGGAGGCACTCCAGAAGAAAAGCTACAAGAGATGGTAAAGCAGCTTCCATTGCCCAATTTCATCGCGAGAACCAATTCTGTGAAAACCAGCAGTGGTCGGCAGGCGATCTTGTCGAAACTGGACCGCATCCGTGTGGACTCAATCGAGTATGATGGTCTGCCTTTGGCGGAGGTCATCAACAATTTGAGCGAAATCGCCAGAACGCGTGATCCAGACAGGGCCGGCATCAACTTCTTCATCAACCGCGAGGCTCCAGCAACCGCAACAGTAGGGGTCGTTCCAGGAGCAATCGATCCAACTACTGGTTTGCCCACTGCCGGTGCCGCATTGTCAACCGAACCGGTCGATGTGGGTGGTGTTACAGTAAAAATTGCGCCCGCTTTGACGAATGTCTGCCTGGCTGATGTTTTGGACGCAATTACCAAAACATCAGATAAGCCGATAAAATATTCCATCGAAGATTATGCAGTGGTGTTCTCCTTGAAGGGGCCGGAAACCGTCCCGCTGTTTACCAGGGCGTACCGCATCGATCCGACTACGCTTCGCGATGGTTTGGAGGCCGTCGGAGGCGTTGCCTTTGGTAACGTTTCCGCCGACAGCCAAGGTGGTGGAGGTCAACAGGGCGGTATCCGAAACGTGGACCAAACCAACTCTTACGCGGACGTTCAAATTGCCGCCCGCAATTTCTTTGCCGCTGCAGGTGTGCACTTCAATCCAGCGAACCCGGCGAATGTTGGCAAGTATTTGTTTTTTAACGAAAGAAAAGGAACACTAGTGGTGCATGCCACCCAGGAAGATTTGAATTTGATTGGAAAGCTGCTGGGGAAAATCGAGGCAGCGGCGCCTCAGAGCCAGATCAAAGCGCGTTCGGTGGAACAAGATCAAGCTCCGGACGGCAAAATTAACGTGGATGCTCCGCCAAACCATGTGGAGGAACAGCTTACCAACTCAATCGCCTCCTCTTCCAGGCAGGAGAAAGAAATCCAGCCTTACTTCACACGGTTATATCGTGTGAACTCAAATGCACTGCTGCGAGCTGTTGGACCGCTAAGACCGCAAACCGGGAATGAGCGGCTTACCTATTCTCATGTGAGTTATCCCAAAGATGGTACACAGCCAGTAACAAATCTCGTTGTTCATGATCGCGGGTTGCAAACGGCTATCAGAAGCTTTTTCGAAAAAGCAAACATAGATTTCTCTCCGACCAATCCAGTGAATGTTGGAAAATCCGTCTTTTATAACGAGCTCAATGCCACACTGATGGTGCGCACCACCCAGGAAGAGTTGGATTTGATACAGAAGGAGCTGGCAAGGATCACGCCCCCTCAAATCAACATCAAGGCGCGTTTCGTGGAAATGGATGAAACGGCCGGCAGCCAAATTACATTGGGCGAATCGATGAGAGGCATTGATTCGAAGACCAATTCCAGCATGACGCAGGTGACAACCCCCAAAGTTTCTTCGTCTGGATCGTTTCCTCCAGTGACAAATGCTTTGGCGCTTCAGTTTACGGGTGTGCTCACACCGGAGCAGTACAAGGAAGCCATCACACGGCTGGAACGGGCGGATGGAGTAGACCTATTGACGGCACCGGACGTTACCACTGAAAGCGGAAGGCGGGCGCAAATTCAAGCAGTGGATATTAAGACCATAATAACAGGCCTGACGACGGTTTATACGAATGGGACGGCAACGAATATGCTTTCCACCCAGAATCTGCCTTTCGGACCCGTGTTGGATGTTATTCCGAAAGTTTCCGCGGATGATTCCTCCATCGAGATGAACCTGGTGGCAAGCGTGACAGAATTCGTTGGTTATGATGACCCAAAGAAACTGGCAGGACAGAAGCGAACTGATGTTCAAATCCCCCTGCCACATTTTCGGCTTCGACAACTGACATCAAGCGCGAGTGTGGCGGATGGTCACACAATCATTCTTGGAGGAGTAGAGCAGAATACCCCGGGCAAGCGAGGCAAAGAAAAGCCGGGTAAGCGGAAAACTTTGCTGGTTTTCGTTACCCCCACACTCATCAATCCGGATGGCAGTCTATATCATCCTAAAACAGAACAGGCTGCGCTCCGGGAAAGCAAGAAGCCATAA
- a CDS encoding entericidin A/B family lipoprotein, producing the protein MKTRLVLILIATSLLVMAGTGCNTAHGFGKDVSNTGDAIQRNTP; encoded by the coding sequence ATGAAAACGCGTTTGGTTCTTATTCTCATTGCAACATCTCTCCTGGTGATGGCTGGCACGGGTTGCAACACGGCTCACGGTTTTGGAAAAGATGTTTCCAATACCGGTGACGCCATCCAGAGAAACACACCTTGA